CCTCGGTGTCCGATTCCGTGGCGAATTGGATCCCTTCCTTCTTCAGTTCCTCCCGAAGCTCCAGATAATTGTAAAGTTCGCCATTGTACACCATCCACCTGAATCCGACGCGGAACGGTTGATGGGCGCGCTCGTCCAGATCGATGATGCTCAGACGTGTGAACAACAAATACGCCCTGCGGCCGGAGGAAGTTGTCCAGCAGCGCCAGGCGGCATGATCCGGGCCGCGACGGTGCATCCGCTCCAGGCAAGTCTCGATGCGGTTTGGCTCCAACTCTCGAGTGCCAAAATATCCTGCAATCCCGCACATCGGATTAGCGTTCTTGCGTTCTACTCAAAATGGCTCTCCAGAATGACCTCGTGGGCCTTCAACGGCACGCGGAGCCTGCGGCCAACTAACCGCTGAGCTGCCGAAGGCGGCAATCCGCCCATCGGTCGAACGTATTCCAGGTCGGCCAGCGCCAATCGATCTCCCAGAGCCAGATCTCGCGCCGCGACGATACAGCGTCGCATCGTTGCCGCGGATTCCAACTCCGCCGGCGATGGACGTTTTTCGCCGTTTCCCAAGATCGCGTCCGCGTTGCGAGTGATCGCAGCCAGTCGACGCAGGTCCTCTGGATCGGCGGATAAGGCATGATCTCTAAACGAATCCCGCTTCTTATCGAGTGTGAAGTGCTTTTCAATGATGCGAGACCCCAAGGCCAAGGCGAGCAGTGCCGCCTCAATCCCCAACGTGTGATCGGAGTAGCCGACTGTTAACCCAAACTCCGCCCGCAGGGTTTGGATGGCCCGAAGATTCGCTTCCTGGAGGGGGGTCGGATACATGCTCACGCAATGAAGCAAGGCAAGTCTGGAAGACAGCGATTGCTCACGGGGAAGATGTCTCGCAATCTCGTTTACGGCCACGTTGATTTCCGGCAGGCTCCACGTCCCGGTCGAGAGGAAGATAGGCTTCCCCAGCCTCGCCGCTCTCGCAAGAAGCGGCCAGAAATCCAAATCACCTGACGCGATCTTGACTGCGGCAACGAGGTCGCTGATCTCGTCCAGAGACTGTTCATCGAAGGCTGAGGCCATGAACAAAACACCTTTGGCGTTGGCCGCAGCCGCCAAATCAGCGAAGACTGAATGCGGAAGCCGGAATCGCGACAACTGCTTGATCCGCGCCGCCTGCGACCGATTGACCAATCGGTCCGGCCTGATGACCTGGACTTTGACCGCGCCGGCTCCGGATTCAGCGGCGGCCTGGACGAGTTCCAATGCCAGCCGGGGGTCTCCTTCATGATTGTTGCCGATTTCGGCAACCAGCAGAACTTCGCGTTCCAGATCAACTGAGCCAACTTTCATGGTCCAACCGATCCTTTCTCCACGTGGGCATGCAACACGTAGGTCGTCTCGCTCGTGCGGAATCCGCAGCGTTCGTACAGGCGGATCGACGGGACATTCGCAGCCTGCGTGCCCACTCTTAATGATGCGGCTCGGCCGGCCGACTGCGCGATGAAGGTCTGCACCAGCCTTCGCCCTACGCCGCGGCCTTGACAGCACTTCGCGACTCCCACGAGATCAATAACGCGCTCTCGTCCTTTGTGCCCGGTCCTGCTCAGGATGGCCAGGAAGCCGACAAGTGCTCCCTCTTCTTCTGCCACCAGCAGCCGATCCCCGCGAGTGCCCTGGAAGTAGCTGTCTGCCCAGGCGCGTTTGACCGAATCAGCGAGAGCACGTGGAATTCGTGGATCGAGATGAAAGCGAGAATACGCAAAGCAACTTGCTGCGATTCCCAGCACGGCTTCTCGGTCACGCAGTTCAAAATCCCGAACCAGTGGATCGATTGATCCTGGAACTGAAGCCGGACCCGGCTCGCGTTCGAGTGAGACGTTGACGTCCACGACTCTGAATCCCACCTGAGTCAAAGCATTCACTTGATCGATCCGTCGCGTAGGAACCCTGGCAAAATAGAAAGCCGGGCGTCCCTGGGAAGTCTCGCGAAGAAATGCTTCTAAACGAGCCCTTGCATCCGGTTCGCCCTCGGATTCGTCGAGGGTCACCTTGAAGACGGGATAACCAAATACCTGGCTAAGCCACGCATCAGGCTCGAACTTCATCAAGTGCGTTGCAAGGCTTACGACGACCTATGGACGCCGGCGGGGGCGTCAAGGAATCGATTTGGAGAAGCGCCTCAGGCCGCCATCCGGTCTTCCCGCCAATAGTGGTAATCCTTTTGAAGCTTCTTGTACCAGTGAATGTAGTTGGTAAACCCTACTTCAATCGGGTACTGCGGCTCATATCCGAGTAGTTCCCGAGCTTTGCGGATGCTCAAAGTGCCCCGATACGGCATCAGTTTGTCGCGTTCCACGTACTGGACTGGGGATTCGGGAAATGCCTCCCGAATGATCGCCACCAACTCGTTCACGGATCGGGATTGGCCAAACGTTAAATTGAAGATTTGGTTCCTCGCGTTGGGATTCGTAATGGCCAGTTCAATCCCGGCGGCGAGGTCGCCAATGAAAGTGAAGTCCAGTTTCTCCGATCCGTCACCGTCCACCCGCAATGCTCCGCCGCTCATCGCGCTTTCGATGAAGATTTGCCCAACCCGTCGGCTGACACAGCGTGGACCATACAGTGCGGAGGGCCGGATGATCGTGTAAGGCAAGTCAAACACCTGCTGGTATGCGATCACCATCTTTTCCCCGGCCACCTTCAACGCACCGTAGATTCCAATGGGCTCCAGAGGATGCTCTTCGCTGACTTCCTCCGTGAGAAAATTGCCATACACCATGCTCGAAGAAAAATAAATGAACTGCTCGACCTGCCCGCGAGCGTTGTCGAGGGCGTTTTCCAGTGTCCGCAAGCTGTGGTCAAACGTGCTGTATGGGTCTTTGTTCGAGCGCCCGGCGTGCGAAACCGCGGCTAGGTGGACGATCACATGCGGGCGAACCTTGGCCAGCACATGACTCAACCCGTGATAATCACGCGCATCCTGAATGTGGAGCTGGATGCCCGCTTCACGGAGCAAATCCAATCGCTGGTTGATGATCTGAAGATAAAGATCGCGGTTATGAAAGTCGGTGTTGCCGGACACGAACGTCAGGAGATTATTTACCTGGAGCCCGTCAATTATTTCCACGTGCGCCCCTTGCCGGGCCAGGCTGAGCGCCAGATTATGACCAATAAACCCGGCGCCGCCAATCAACGCGATCCGCCGCTTCTTCAGCTCGATCTTCATACGTTAGTCTCTTCTTTCACGATGCTTACAAACGCCTGGGCGACGTAGTCGATATCCGCTGTCGTCAGATGTGGACCGACAGGCAGAGCGATCGATTGGTCGCTGATCGCCTCTGCGGAGCAACAAGCTTGCCGGTTGTAGCCATACTTCGCCCGGTAATACGTCATTCGGGGCACCGGTTGGGGGTAGTACACGCTGGTTCCCACGCCAACCGTGTTCAGCCGGGCAATCACGCGATTCCTGAACTCGACCGAGGCCTTCTCCAGAACCACGCTCAGGCAGTAATGACTGTTGGCCATTTGCTGATCCTGGGAATCCAAAACTCGGACCTCACGCAAAGAGGACAAGCCACTTCTCAGCCGTTCAAAGTTTTCCTTACGGATCGCCAGGTTTTGCCTCATCCGCCGCAACTGGGACCGGCCCAATGCTGCCTGCATTTCGCTCATTCGGTAATTCAATCCCAGGGTCGGCACGTCGTACATCCCCGGAATCGCACGCTCAGAATGCTTGCGGTCCACCCCAAAGGCCCTCAGCTTGCTCACCGCCTCTGCGACTGACGGGTGCCGGCTGACAAACATTCCGCCTTCTCCGGTGGTAAGATGCTTGACGGGATAGAACGAAAAACAACCCGCATCACCCCATAGGCCGACATGCTTGCCTCGGCAGTGCGAGCCCAAGGCGATAGCGCAGTCTTCAATGATTCGCAGCCCGTGCAGTTCGGCCAGGGAAACGATCCCGGCCATCTCACAGGGGATCCCAACGAAATGCACCATCGAGACCGCCTTTGTCCGTCGAGTGATGGCTTTGGCGATGGCGTCTGCTGTCACGTTGCCGGTTCGCGGATCGCAATCCACAAAAACCGGTCTGGCACCGACCCACTCGACCGCATGCGCAGTGGCGGTGTGGGTTTGGGCTGGCACGATGACTTCATCCCCGGGACCGATGCCGAAGTGGAGATAAGCCAGGTGCAGCGCCGCCATGCACGAACTGACCGAAACACAATGAGCGCCTTCGCCCAGAAACGCTCCGAATTCTTCCTCGAACGCCTTGCAATGCGGTCCGTGGGTTAGAATGTGGCCGTTCAGAACTTCAAGCACCGCCTGGCGGTCGTCCTCCGTGATCCAGGGGCGGGCGAACGGAATCTGCCGCGCGTCACTCATACGTATTGAATTTCGATCTTTTGATCTTTCGCCATCGCGTCATCAGCCCCAACGCAGGCGCTGATGACGTCAAATTCGCGCTGGGCCTCGGCCTCGGTCTTGTCCGGATCGAGAATTCCTCGAATGAATCCGGGAATGAGGTCGCCCTTGGAAGCGGGGAGCGGCGGCAAATCGATCTTCCTCGCCGCCACGCCGGGCTCACGCGCGTCGTGAATCCGGGGGCCTTGA
The window above is part of the Verrucomicrobiota bacterium genome. Proteins encoded here:
- a CDS encoding GNAT family N-acetyltransferase, which gives rise to MKFEPDAWLSQVFGYPVFKVTLDESEGEPDARARLEAFLRETSQGRPAFYFARVPTRRIDQVNALTQVGFRVVDVNVSLEREPGPASVPGSIDPLVRDFELRDREAVLGIAASCFAYSRFHLDPRIPRALADSVKRAWADSYFQGTRGDRLLVAEEEGALVGFLAILSRTGHKGRERVIDLVGVAKCCQGRGVGRRLVQTFIAQSAGRAASLRVGTQAANVPSIRLYERCGFRTSETTYVLHAHVEKGSVGP
- a CDS encoding NAD(P)-dependent oxidoreductase, whose protein sequence is MKIELKKRRIALIGGAGFIGHNLALSLARQGAHVEIIDGLQVNNLLTFVSGNTDFHNRDLYLQIINQRLDLLREAGIQLHIQDARDYHGLSHVLAKVRPHVIVHLAAVSHAGRSNKDPYSTFDHSLRTLENALDNARGQVEQFIYFSSSMVYGNFLTEEVSEEHPLEPIGIYGALKVAGEKMVIAYQQVFDLPYTIIRPSALYGPRCVSRRVGQIFIESAMSGGALRVDGDGSEKLDFTFIGDLAAGIELAITNPNARNQIFNLTFGQSRSVNELVAIIREAFPESPVQYVERDKLMPYRGTLSIRKARELLGYEPQYPIEVGFTNYIHWYKKLQKDYHYWREDRMAA
- a CDS encoding DegT/DnrJ/EryC1/StrS family aminotransferase, with product MSDARQIPFARPWITEDDRQAVLEVLNGHILTHGPHCKAFEEEFGAFLGEGAHCVSVSSCMAALHLAYLHFGIGPGDEVIVPAQTHTATAHAVEWVGARPVFVDCDPRTGNVTADAIAKAITRRTKAVSMVHFVGIPCEMAGIVSLAELHGLRIIEDCAIALGSHCRGKHVGLWGDAGCFSFYPVKHLTTGEGGMFVSRHPSVAEAVSKLRAFGVDRKHSERAIPGMYDVPTLGLNYRMSEMQAALGRSQLRRMRQNLAIRKENFERLRSGLSSLREVRVLDSQDQQMANSHYCLSVVLEKASVEFRNRVIARLNTVGVGTSVYYPQPVPRMTYYRAKYGYNRQACCSAEAISDQSIALPVGPHLTTADIDYVAQAFVSIVKEETNV